The genomic region GTTCGGGCCGCGGTCCATGCTGACAGGCTGCCAGCGGCGGAGCGCGGTGTCTTGCAGCACCGACGGATTGACGCAGCTTACCGGCCACATGCCCTGAAGCACCAGTGACAATTCGTAGCCCACCCGGCGCTTGCGCGCCTCGTCAAACCGTGCCGAGGCGGAGGCGACGTGGGCGGTCAGGGTGACATTGTCCATGCCGAGCAGCGGATTGTTGTGCGAGGGCGGCTCCTTCTCCAGCACGTCGAGGGCGGCATGGGCGATCCAGCCCTCCTGAAGCGCCTTGATCAGGCTTTCCTCGTCCACGGTGGCGCCGCGGCCGGTGTTGATGAAGACCGAGCCCTTCTTCATCTGCCGGAAGTGCTTCTCGGTGAGCATGTGATGCACCTCGGGCCGAGCGGGGGCGTGCATCGAGAGGAAGTCGGATTGCGACAACACCTCGTTCAGCGTCGCCGGAATCACCCCGTGGTCGGACATCAGCGTTTCCTGGATGAAGGGATCGTAGGCCATCATCCGCAGACCGAACGGAGCTGCGCGTTTCGCAACTGCACGCGCGACGCGGCCGAACGAGATGAAGCCGAGCGTCTGGCCCATCAGTCGTGGGATCTTCGACAACGCCGGCCGGCCCTCCGCCCAGCGGCCGCTGCGCGCCATCCGGTCCTGCTCGACCAGCCGGCGGAAGCCCGCGAGCAGCAGCATCATGGCATGGTCGGCGACCTCCTCGATGAAGGTGTCGGGGATGTTGGTGACGGGAATGCCGCGCGCAGTTGCCGCCTTGATGTCGACGCTATCGACGCCGACCGAGCCGAGCGTAATGACCTTGCAGCTCTCCAGCGCGTCGATGATGGTCTTGGTGATCGGGATGCCCTTGGCGTAAATGGCGTCCGCTGTCTTCGCGGCGGCGATGAACCCGGCCTCGTCGGCCGGCGCCTCGACGATCTCGGCGTCGATCGGATCGAGCGCCTCGCGCTCGTAGGAATAATCGCTGCTCGCGACCGTGAAGCTCGCGCCCTTCGGCGTCACCACCCTGTATTTCGGCATATCCT from Bradyrhizobium lupini harbors:
- a CDS encoding C-terminal binding protein codes for the protein MPKYRVVTPKGASFTVASSDYSYEREALDPIDAEIVEAPADEAGFIAAAKTADAIYAKGIPITKTIIDALESCKVITLGSVGVDSVDIKAATARGIPVTNIPDTFIEEVADHAMMLLLAGFRRLVEQDRMARSGRWAEGRPALSKIPRLMGQTLGFISFGRVARAVAKRAAPFGLRMMAYDPFIQETLMSDHGVIPATLNEVLSQSDFLSMHAPARPEVHHMLTEKHFRQMKKGSVFINTGRGATVDEESLIKALQEGWIAHAALDVLEKEPPSHNNPLLGMDNVTLTAHVASASARFDEARKRRVGYELSLVLQGMWPVSCVNPSVLQDTALRRWQPVSMDRGPNS